The following coding sequences lie in one Spirosoma sp. KUDC1026 genomic window:
- a CDS encoding glycoside hydrolase family 18 protein — MTKSVLSLFLAAVCLFAASLTVPVFAQKSKLVIIGYVTGNGWTKEQIQANKLTHINYAFAVPSADGTLEPMNARDSVNMANLTSLRSVNKDLKILLSIGGWGGCKYFSDAALTDASRKKFADAAVDLLKKHKLDGIDIDWEYPAQVGAGNIYRPEDKQTFTLFLKALRDRLDEQGKQDKRPASNHYLLTAATGGDTAFVNHTELANAQKYLDYVNIMTYDLYHGNDKVSGHHSPLGQSKMGGQSRTNSISAVEGHIKAGVPANKIVLGIPFYGRGWTNIVNTEAATKAKGLYQPSTGKHLFIGYDELAEKYINKNGFTRYWDADAKAPYLWNPTTRTFISYADEASFEPKVAYVKEKGLAGVMFWEYIYDLKEQQKLFNKLVSDVRK; from the coding sequence ATGACTAAATCCGTTTTATCCTTATTTCTGGCCGCTGTCTGTCTGTTTGCGGCCAGCCTGACAGTCCCCGTTTTCGCTCAGAAATCGAAGCTGGTTATTATTGGTTACGTAACAGGTAACGGCTGGACCAAAGAGCAGATTCAGGCTAACAAACTAACGCATATTAATTACGCGTTCGCGGTCCCTTCCGCCGACGGGACGCTGGAGCCTATGAACGCCCGTGACTCGGTGAACATGGCCAATCTGACCTCGCTCCGGTCGGTGAATAAAGACCTGAAAATTCTGTTATCGATTGGCGGCTGGGGTGGTTGCAAGTATTTCTCGGATGCGGCTCTGACCGATGCCTCCCGAAAAAAATTCGCCGATGCCGCTGTTGACCTGTTAAAAAAGCACAAGCTTGACGGCATTGACATTGACTGGGAATATCCGGCACAGGTTGGGGCGGGTAACATTTACCGTCCGGAAGACAAACAGACGTTCACTCTGTTCCTGAAAGCGCTCCGCGACCGGCTCGACGAGCAGGGCAAACAGGACAAACGCCCGGCGTCGAATCATTACCTGCTGACGGCCGCGACGGGTGGCGATACGGCGTTTGTGAACCATACCGAATTGGCCAACGCGCAGAAGTACCTGGATTACGTCAACATCATGACGTATGATCTTTATCACGGCAACGACAAAGTATCGGGACACCACAGTCCGCTGGGTCAGTCGAAAATGGGCGGTCAGTCGCGCACAAACTCGATCTCGGCGGTGGAGGGTCATATCAAAGCGGGCGTTCCGGCGAACAAAATTGTGCTGGGCATTCCCTTCTACGGCCGCGGCTGGACCAATATCGTGAACACCGAAGCCGCTACGAAGGCCAAAGGACTTTATCAGCCATCAACTGGCAAGCACCTCTTTATTGGGTATGATGAACTGGCGGAGAAATACATCAACAAAAACGGCTTTACCCGCTATTGGGATGCCGACGCAAAAGCGCCTTACCTCTGGAATCCAACAACGCGTACGTTCATTTCCTACGCCGACGAAGCGTCGTTTGAGCCCAAGGTGGCTTACGTAAAAGAAAAAGGTTTGGCGGGCGTGATGTTTTGGGAATACATCTACGATTTGAAAGAGCAGCAAAAGCTGTTTAATAAACTCGTCAGCGACGTGCGGAAATAA